The sequence CATTGTTTTGGAGAACTTCCGTGACGACAGCCTGCAGCAGTACGGGCTGGACTATGAGGCAGTGCGCGCGCGCAACCCGCGTGCCATTTACGTGTCGCTCAAGGGCTTTCTGAGCGGTCCCTACAAAGAGCGCACGGCACTGGACGAGGTGGCGCAAATGATGGGCGGCATGGCCTATATCAACGGCAGCGAAGAGCGCCCCCAGCGCGCGGCCCCTTCGGTGAACGACATTCTGGGCGGACAGTTTGGCGTGATCGGCGCGCTCAGCGCGCTGCATGAGCGCGCTCGCACGGGCGTGGGGAAATATGTGCGTGCGGGGCTGTTCGAGACCAATTTGCTGCTGGTGGCCCAGTTCATCACCCAGTTCGAGCTGACCGGCACCCCTGCCCTGCCTTTTGGCAGCAAGCGCGAACCGCCATGGGGCGTGTACGACCTGTTCCACACCAAGGACGGAGGCCGCGTTTTTGTGGCCGTGGTCAGCGATGCGCAGTGGCGCAGCTTTGCTGCCGCATTCATGCCAGCGGGCTGGGCCGAGGATGCCCGCCTCTTTTCCGCCGTGGACCGCGAGGCCGCCCGCCCCTGGGTGGTACCCGCCGTGGCCGAGGTACTCAAAAACTGGAACACCGCCGAGCTGTGCGCCGCGCTGGAGCAAGCCAAGCTGTCGTATGCGCCGGTGAACCAACCCCATGATCTGCTGAAAGATCCGCACCTCACGCAGGGCGGCGCCTTGATGCCGACAGTGCTCCCGACCGGGGAGCATATTTCCACGCCCGCCCTGCCCCTTGAATTCAATGGGCTGAAGGTCGGCAAACGCATGGACCCGCCCAAGGTGGGCGAGCACACCGCAGCCATCCTCAGGGAGCTTGGCCTGGATGACGAGGCCATTGCCCTGTTGCGCCAACACGGAAAGATCGGCGGCTGAGCTCCATCAGCCAGGACAAACCACCCCCATATCTCGAAAGACATGCCCATGCTGCAACGTCGAATCTTCACTGCGGCCCTGCTGGCTGCAGCCTCTTTGGCCCACGCCCAAGGCCCTAACACCGCTGCCTATCCCAGCAAGCCCATACGCGTCATCATCCCCTCCACCCCTGGCGGGGGCACCGACTTCATCGGCCGCAACCTGGCCACCCATATGGCCGAAGCCAAGGGCTGGGTCCTGGTGCCGGACAACCGCCCCGGTGCGGGCACGGCCCTGGGGCTGTCGGAGCTGGCGCGCGCCGCGCCCACGGGCTATGACATCGTGATCGGCCAGTCGGACAACGTCTCGCTGATTCCGCTGCTGATGAAGACCAGCTACGACCCCATCAAGGATTTGCAGCCTATTTCCCTGCTGGCCACCACGCCCATGGTGATTCTGGTCATGGCCAACTCGCCCTACAAGACGTTGAACGACCTCATCGAGGCCGCGCGCAAGGCGCCAGGACAGCTCAACTACGGCACCTCGGGCACGGGCGGCTCGGTGCACATTTCCATGGAAATGCTGCAGGCCGCTGGCGGCTTCAAGATGCAGCATGTGCCCTACAAGGGCTCCAGCCCGGCCCTGGCCGACCTCATGGGCGGCCACCTGATGGTGGCGGGCGCTTCCATTTCCTCGGCCACCACGCTGATCCAAAGTGGCAAGGTGCGCGCACTGGCCGTGACTTCTGCCGCACGCAATGCCTCACTGCCTGATGTGCCGACTGTGGCTGAATCCGGCTACAAGAACTACAGCTTCGTCACTTACTACGGCGTCTTCGCGCCTGCGGGCACGCCGGCCGAGGTGGTGAAATCGCTGAATGCGGTCGTCACCCAGGTGATGGCACGCCCCGATGTGCGTGCGGCCTATGCCAAGCAAGGGCTGGAAGCAAGTTCCAGCACGCCGCAAGCTTTCGCCAAGCTCATAGAGCAGGACATTGCCAAAGCCAAGGCCACCATCCAGGCCGCCAACATCCAGGTGCAATAAGCCACGACATGTCAGAACGCATCACCATCACAGAAGTCGGCCCGCGCGACGGCCTGCAACTGATTGCCAACACCGTGCCCACGACAGCCAAGCTGGCATGGATAGAAGCCTTGTATGCAGCCGGCATCCGCCATATCGAAGCGGGCAGCTTTGTCTCGCCACATCTGGTGCCGCAAATGGCCGACTCCGCGGTGGTGGTGAGCAAAGCACTGGCCCTGCCCGGGCTGCAGGTCTACGGTCTGGCGGCCAATCTCAGAGGGGCCATGGCGGCCTATGAGGCGGGTGCCCATGTCATCGTGATCCCGCTGTCGGTCAGCGACCGCCACAGCCGCGCCAATGTCAACAAGGGCACGCTGGAGCATATAGCCGCCATCGGCCAGATCATCGACTGGCTGCGCGCACAGCTCCGCGCGGTGCGCATCGACTGCGTGGCCGCGTCGGCCTTTGGCTGCTCCATCAGCGGAGAAGTCGCCCTCACCGATGTGGTGGACGCCGCCAAAGCCCTGGCGCTGGCCGGCGCCGACCGCATCACCCTGGCCGACACGGTGGGCTATGCCCACCCGGCCCTGGTGCAAAGCACCGTGCGTGCCGTACAAGATGCCGTGGGCCAGCGCCTGCAAAAACTGCATTTGCACGACACCATGGGCCTGGGCATTGCCAACGCGCTGGTGGGATTGCAGCAAGGCATTCGCGAGTTCGACGCCTGCCTGGGCGGTCTGGGCGGCTGCCCTTTTGCGCCCGGGGCTTCAGGCAATATCGTCACGGAAGACCTGGTTTTCATGCTGGAAAGCATGGGCTACAGCACCGGTATAGACCTTGCCAAGCTCTTGTCGGCACGCCCGGCCATTGCCCCTTACCTGCCCGCAGGGACACTGCGCGGCGGCGTGCCGGCAGCGGGCATTCCCGCAAGTTATCGCCCTGCAACAGCAGCTAAGCCCGGAACCGGCCCCAAGCATTGATAATCTGGGCGCATGAAGACTGCCCCGCTGCCCCGCCTTGCGCTCTACGAAGAAGTGGCCGAATTGCTGCGCCAACGCATTTTCAGCCACTTGCTGGAGCCTGGCAGCTGGATTGACGAGCTCAAGATCGCAGAGGAGATCGGCATCAGCCGCACACCGCTGCGCGAAGCGTTGAAGGTACTGGCCGCCGAAGGCCTGGTGACCATGAAGCCACGCCGTGGCGCCTATGTGGCCGAAGCCTCGGAGGCCGACCTCAAAGAGGTCTACCACTTGCTGTCCCTGCTGGAAAGCGATGCCGCCAGCGTGGTGGCAGCGCAGGCCACCGATGCCCAGTTGGCCGAGCTGCGCGCCCTGCATGAAGCCTTGGAAGCGGCCGTCGACCATGCCGAGCGCTTTTTCTCCATCAACGAAGGCTTTCACATGGCCTTGCTCACCATGGCCAACAACCGCTGGCGCAACCAGGTCGTGGGTGATTTGCGCAAGGTGATGAAGCTCAACCGCCACCAGTCGCTGTTCAAGACCGGCCGCATCCATGACAGCCTGAGCGAGCACCGCGCCATCTTGCAAGCCCTGCTGCAACGCAACCCCGAAGCCGCACGCCTGGCCATGCACACCCATTTCGCCAACGGCTTGCAGGCTGCGGCCTGAGAGCACTACTGGATCAGGCCTGCACGCCTGCCGCCATGCGCGGCGCCTGCTCCTAAAATAAAGGCATGGACGCTGTGCCTTCCTCCCCTTCCCAGCCCGAGCTCGCCCCTGCCCCGCCCCTGGGCATGGAGGCTTTTGCGCATTGGCTGGATGCCTGCGGCCAGCACCACTGGATGCCGCTGTCCCCGGCCGCTGCCAGCCCCTATCGCTTTATTTGGGGGGCTTGGCTGAAATTCATAGCAGCGCAAGCCGATTCCGCCAGCGCTGAAGCTGATGCCGGTATCTACAGCGATGCACTGGAAGAGCAGCCCTGGCTGTCGGCCACACCCGAGCAGGTGCTGCAGTTTCTGACCCAGGCCACCCGCAGCCAAAAACAGCTGAGCCAGCCCAGTGCCATCACCCAGCGCCGCTACTGGCGGGTGCTGGACCGCATCTACCAGCATGCCCAGCTCCACGGCTGGGTGGAGCACAACCCCGTGCAAGGCCTGGCCGCCCAGGACCGCCCGCCCAGCGAAGACCCGCAGGGCGCCATCCTCAGCCCCCGCATGTGGCGGGCGCTGCAGCAGCAAATCCCCACGGCCACCGACCTGATCAGTGCCCGCGACCGCGCCGTGCTGCTGGTGTTGATGCAACTGGGCCTGTCCTCCGAAGAGGTGCGCAGCCTGGTGCTGGAAGACCTGGTGTGGCAGGAAGAGGAAGCAGCGCTTCAGCCCCCTGCGGTCGGCACAGCAAGCAAACTGGAAGCCAAGCCGCAGCAAGCCCGCATCACCGCCCTGCGCATTAGCGGTACACGCGCCATGCAGCCACGCACGCTGGAGGTGGCCCCGCTTCTGGCAGAAGCCCTGCACAGCTGGCTGGCCTACCGTGCGGGCTACGCCCCCATGGCCCAACAACCTGCACTTTTCTGCACCCGCAAGGCACCGGCGCTCTCCACCCACACCGTGCTGCACCTGGTCAGCAAAACCCTGCAAGCTGCTAGTGCCCTGCATCCGCAGGAGTTACCCCCTCGCATGGGCCCACAGGTGGTTCGCAACACCGTCATCGTGCAATGGCTGCAGTCCGGCATCAGCGAGACAGAGGTGCTGCAACGCGCCGGATTGAAGACCCCGCATGCCTTGGGCCACTTGCAGCAGTTTGTGGACTGGGAATAAAGCACGCACCCTTTTATCTGGCGGTATAAAATTTCATGTAAGCTGGATTCAAGTGATGAACTACAGCGCCACATAAGAATGATGCGCGATGCGGTAGCCGCTTCGCGCGGTATGCAAGGTAGAGGTATAGGCTGGCACACAGGTTTGCGCGTATGGACAGACCTATACCAGTTCACAGCGGTGACCTGGCCAGAGCAGGCAGCGCCTCCCCCGGCACTGCACAGCCTACGGCGCGGCACGCATGCCGCCATCCAAGCTCAGCGCTGGGCCAAGGCCTTTTGCGCTGGGGCATAGCCCTGGTCTGCGGCACGTTGCAGCCAGCGCTTTGCCTCTTTGGCATTCTTCTTCACGCCCTCTCCATCCCGGTACAAGGTGCCCAGCGCGTACTGGGCTTGCGCGTCCTGCTGTTCAGCAGCCATGTGGTACCACTTCACGGCCTGGGCCATGTCCTGGGGCACGCCCTTCCCGTTCTCATACAGCGTGCCCAGGTTGTACTGGGCCTTGGCATAGCCTTGATCGGCTGCACGGGTGAACCATTTGGCTGCCTCGGCGTAATTGGGCTGGGGAAAGCCTTTGCCCAGGTACTGGAAGACGCCGACGTTGTACTGGGCCAGCATATTGCCGCGTACTGCGGAGTCGAGATTGGCCATGTATTCCATGGAATGCACCGCCTCGCCCGCGCTGGCGGACGCCGCCGAAAGCGCTGCCAGGCGCTGTGTTGCCCCTGCATGCTGGAGCTTGGCAGCCTGGGTGTAATAGGCAATCGCTTCTTTTTCGTTGCGGTACTCGCCTTCACCCTGCTCGAACAGCCGTCCCAGCTCAAAAAAAGCCTGGCCCGAGCCACGGATGGCCGCATCGTGCAGCAGCAGCACGGCCTGTTTGTAATCCGGGGTCACGCCCTGGTCTTCAAAATAGATCTTGCCCAGCAGCAGCTTGGCGCTTTGCGCGCCTTTTTCCACCAGCGGCGCCAGCCATTTCACGGCCTCGGCATGGTCTT comes from Comamonas sp. GB3 AK4-5 and encodes:
- a CDS encoding hydroxymethylglutaryl-CoA lyase — encoded protein: MSERITITEVGPRDGLQLIANTVPTTAKLAWIEALYAAGIRHIEAGSFVSPHLVPQMADSAVVVSKALALPGLQVYGLAANLRGAMAAYEAGAHVIVIPLSVSDRHSRANVNKGTLEHIAAIGQIIDWLRAQLRAVRIDCVAASAFGCSISGEVALTDVVDAAKALALAGADRITLADTVGYAHPALVQSTVRAVQDAVGQRLQKLHLHDTMGLGIANALVGLQQGIREFDACLGGLGGCPFAPGASGNIVTEDLVFMLESMGYSTGIDLAKLLSARPAIAPYLPAGTLRGGVPAAGIPASYRPATAAKPGTGPKH
- a CDS encoding Bug family tripartite tricarboxylate transporter substrate binding protein — translated: MLQRRIFTAALLAAASLAHAQGPNTAAYPSKPIRVIIPSTPGGGTDFIGRNLATHMAEAKGWVLVPDNRPGAGTALGLSELARAAPTGYDIVIGQSDNVSLIPLLMKTSYDPIKDLQPISLLATTPMVILVMANSPYKTLNDLIEAARKAPGQLNYGTSGTGGSVHISMEMLQAAGGFKMQHVPYKGSSPALADLMGGHLMVAGASISSATTLIQSGKVRALAVTSAARNASLPDVPTVAESGYKNYSFVTYYGVFAPAGTPAEVVKSLNAVVTQVMARPDVRAAYAKQGLEASSSTPQAFAKLIEQDIAKAKATIQAANIQVQ
- a CDS encoding GntR family transcriptional regulator, which encodes MKTAPLPRLALYEEVAELLRQRIFSHLLEPGSWIDELKIAEEIGISRTPLREALKVLAAEGLVTMKPRRGAYVAEASEADLKEVYHLLSLLESDAASVVAAQATDAQLAELRALHEALEAAVDHAERFFSINEGFHMALLTMANNRWRNQVVGDLRKVMKLNRHQSLFKTGRIHDSLSEHRAILQALLQRNPEAARLAMHTHFANGLQAAA
- a CDS encoding tetratricopeptide repeat protein, encoding MRVRWFHVWALSAWVVATGAQAQPSELLSAAEAGQPTAQYELGSAYLIGKGTEKNAPEALRWFRLAAQQDQPQAQYMLGLFHLLGVEGVEQNLPQGVEWLQKSAAQGHADAQNMLASLYLQGKEVPRDVAAGMGWLERAAQQGSVKAQKTLAFVYRQGELVAQDLKAAFRWNMAAAEQSDMQAQFLVGEMYYLGEGVAQDHAEAVKWLAPLVEKGAQSAKLLLGKIYFEDQGVTPDYKQAVLLLHDAAIRGSGQAFFELGRLFEQGEGEYRNEKEAIAYYTQAAKLQHAGATQRLAALSAASASAGEAVHSMEYMANLDSAVRGNMLAQYNVGVFQYLGKGFPQPNYAEAAKWFTRAADQGYAKAQYNLGTLYENGKGVPQDMAQAVKWYHMAAEQQDAQAQYALGTLYRDGEGVKKNAKEAKRWLQRAADQGYAPAQKALAQR
- a CDS encoding CaiB/BaiF CoA transferase family protein, whose translation is MPGTTPPAAPSTASPYLTPDALPLQGVRVLEISHMIMGPATGMTLADLGAEVIKVEPVDGDRTRRLQSAGIGYFPVFNRNKQSLAVDLKSAEGQKLVQDLADRADIVLENFRDDSLQQYGLDYEAVRARNPRAIYVSLKGFLSGPYKERTALDEVAQMMGGMAYINGSEERPQRAAPSVNDILGGQFGVIGALSALHERARTGVGKYVRAGLFETNLLLVAQFITQFELTGTPALPFGSKREPPWGVYDLFHTKDGGRVFVAVVSDAQWRSFAAAFMPAGWAEDARLFSAVDREAARPWVVPAVAEVLKNWNTAELCAALEQAKLSYAPVNQPHDLLKDPHLTQGGALMPTVLPTGEHISTPALPLEFNGLKVGKRMDPPKVGEHTAAILRELGLDDEAIALLRQHGKIGG
- a CDS encoding tyrosine-type recombinase/integrase, with the translated sequence MDAVPSSPSQPELAPAPPLGMEAFAHWLDACGQHHWMPLSPAAASPYRFIWGAWLKFIAAQADSASAEADAGIYSDALEEQPWLSATPEQVLQFLTQATRSQKQLSQPSAITQRRYWRVLDRIYQHAQLHGWVEHNPVQGLAAQDRPPSEDPQGAILSPRMWRALQQQIPTATDLISARDRAVLLVLMQLGLSSEEVRSLVLEDLVWQEEEAALQPPAVGTASKLEAKPQQARITALRISGTRAMQPRTLEVAPLLAEALHSWLAYRAGYAPMAQQPALFCTRKAPALSTHTVLHLVSKTLQAASALHPQELPPRMGPQVVRNTVIVQWLQSGISETEVLQRAGLKTPHALGHLQQFVDWE